In Arthrobacter alpinus, a single window of DNA contains:
- a CDS encoding septum formation family protein, which translates to MNESSNANDQDAPKSPSSENGDQPEAVISGSDYELAEPQLGVAEISEDVAEIVDLEAAAAEAARVEHEAELAAQGVSAPFTDAFEANPTGEAATQEEPIDWDSAQTVMRTDFTKPPVATNPWSPAADSAPEEPAVDLAAQNRRDAGAAAVPAVTDVPGAPDAPDATEVADAPSAPVAPTVPGEPEMPSAPVVPSAPEVPTTSESPTPPEAPESSDAPTEPMAPEAPPAPTTAPTAGNDHGWRRPETPWQQSATPWQPKAGQWQSPAQIARGHEETAAAAALAAGSLAAEQPTVPIEPQPDSTPTTASPQVNAAGSNPQQPYGQPPAPGQPNNGGPAPFGQAAASGQPPYGTPGQQGVPQQGAPQQGGPNWGPPQQGAQQPGTPQQGAPNWGAPVQFGAPGIPPVPGSGGPQGPNGPGYPGGPQGPGPQVPGFPNGPAGQGGGGMSPSAKKKLFIILGAVVLGLGLLAFFIWLLVGFIVGNVKNLDPIPAPAATSESQPLESPGTEPSAGQSAEQSAEASDAAEGSPDDGLILDALSPLDWLEGDCLRNFKDQSTVADVVLCSSPHNAQLVGTFYFEDEADYPGLEALKAKAVEVCDAVSFTSDAGDISTLKQTTAYPSETTWNEKDDRRVDCMVHDTRDGNPLTTDLIQ; encoded by the coding sequence ATGAACGAGAGCAGCAACGCCAACGATCAGGACGCTCCGAAGAGCCCTTCGTCTGAAAACGGAGACCAGCCGGAAGCGGTCATTTCCGGCTCGGACTATGAACTTGCTGAGCCGCAGTTGGGTGTCGCCGAAATCAGTGAGGACGTTGCCGAGATCGTTGACCTCGAGGCCGCGGCAGCCGAGGCCGCTCGTGTTGAACATGAGGCGGAACTCGCTGCCCAAGGTGTTTCGGCCCCCTTCACTGATGCGTTTGAGGCCAACCCCACTGGGGAAGCCGCAACCCAGGAAGAGCCCATCGATTGGGACAGCGCCCAGACTGTCATGCGCACCGACTTCACCAAGCCGCCCGTAGCGACCAACCCGTGGTCCCCAGCGGCTGACTCAGCGCCTGAGGAACCCGCAGTGGACCTGGCCGCGCAGAACCGGCGCGACGCCGGCGCTGCCGCTGTTCCCGCCGTAACTGACGTGCCGGGCGCACCTGATGCTCCCGATGCGACTGAGGTAGCGGACGCGCCAAGCGCACCTGTTGCACCCACCGTCCCTGGTGAACCAGAAATGCCCAGCGCACCTGTTGTTCCGAGCGCACCGGAGGTTCCAACAACCTCCGAGTCACCGACTCCTCCCGAAGCGCCCGAATCATCTGACGCGCCGACTGAACCGATGGCGCCCGAGGCACCTCCTGCGCCGACAACGGCACCGACTGCCGGAAATGACCATGGTTGGCGCCGGCCCGAAACGCCGTGGCAGCAGTCGGCCACTCCTTGGCAACCCAAGGCCGGCCAATGGCAGTCGCCCGCTCAAATTGCACGCGGCCATGAAGAAACCGCGGCAGCAGCAGCTTTGGCCGCGGGGTCGCTGGCAGCAGAACAACCCACTGTGCCGATTGAGCCTCAGCCAGATAGCACCCCAACCACCGCGTCGCCTCAGGTAAACGCCGCAGGATCGAACCCTCAGCAGCCATACGGCCAGCCCCCTGCGCCCGGCCAGCCGAACAACGGCGGTCCTGCGCCCTTCGGCCAAGCTGCAGCAAGCGGCCAGCCACCCTATGGCACGCCGGGCCAGCAGGGCGTACCGCAGCAGGGAGCACCCCAGCAAGGTGGCCCGAATTGGGGTCCCCCGCAGCAAGGTGCCCAGCAACCTGGAACGCCCCAGCAGGGAGCCCCCAATTGGGGTGCTCCCGTACAATTTGGCGCTCCTGGCATCCCTCCGGTTCCTGGCTCCGGTGGACCTCAGGGCCCCAACGGTCCGGGATATCCTGGTGGCCCCCAAGGCCCCGGGCCTCAGGTTCCCGGATTCCCGAACGGCCCGGCAGGTCAGGGCGGCGGTGGCATGTCTCCGTCGGCAAAGAAGAAGCTTTTCATTATTCTGGGCGCCGTTGTGCTCGGCCTTGGACTTTTGGCGTTCTTCATTTGGCTGTTGGTTGGTTTCATTGTCGGCAACGTCAAGAATCTGGATCCGATCCCGGCGCCTGCGGCTACCTCAGAGTCTCAACCCCTGGAATCCCCCGGAACCGAGCCCAGCGCTGGGCAAAGCGCCGAGCAAAGCGCCGAGGCCAGCGATGCGGCCGAGGGAAGTCCCGATGACGGGCTGATCTTGGATGCCCTGTCCCCTTTGGATTGGCTCGAAGGTGACTGCCTTCGAAACTTCAAGGACCAATCCACCGTGGCCGATGTGGTTTTGTGCAGCTCCCCGCACAACGCCCAACTGGTGGGAACATTTTACTTCGAGGATGAAGCCGATTACCCCGGTCTTGAAGCTCTCAAAGCCAAGGCAGTGGAGGTGTGTGACGCTGTCTCCTTCACCTCCGACGCCGGGGACATCAGCACGCTCAAGCAGACCACCGCTTACCCGTC
- a CDS encoding asparaginase, producing the protein MIHTFRAYDAVELAVLERSGFVESIHIGSAVVVAGDGSVVTELGDIKAPIYPRSATKPFQALASMQSGVPLRGAQVAIACGSHTGSLEHMDLVAGMLKAAGLNESHLGCPAAWPGDSTARAWMVRTDRQKSKLAMNCSGKHAAFLWACQENGWDVAGYLEPNHPMQRAVRTVLEEYTGEQVTHTGVDGCGAPVMAVSLTGLARAFSTLAKAPTDKNANARAATIATSMLDYPWAVEGHGKPNTVVMDELGVIAKMGAEGVLAMATASGASVAVKILDGNGRAASLVGLTLLAASGALDIPEVAGVLDKVVPPVMGGSSRAGSLRLGQAVSALLV; encoded by the coding sequence ATGATCCATACCTTCAGGGCGTACGACGCCGTAGAGCTCGCCGTTCTGGAACGCAGCGGATTTGTTGAGTCGATCCATATTGGTTCCGCCGTTGTGGTGGCCGGGGACGGTTCCGTCGTCACCGAGCTTGGCGATATCAAGGCTCCGATCTACCCGCGCTCGGCCACGAAACCCTTTCAGGCTCTGGCCTCCATGCAGTCCGGTGTCCCCTTGCGCGGCGCTCAGGTGGCGATCGCCTGCGGCAGCCACACCGGGTCCTTGGAACATATGGACCTTGTGGCGGGCATGCTCAAGGCCGCTGGCCTGAATGAGAGCCACCTCGGATGCCCCGCAGCCTGGCCCGGCGACTCCACGGCACGCGCTTGGATGGTTCGCACGGATCGCCAGAAGTCCAAACTTGCCATGAATTGCTCCGGCAAGCATGCCGCATTTTTGTGGGCCTGCCAGGAGAATGGCTGGGATGTGGCCGGCTACTTGGAACCGAACCACCCCATGCAACGAGCCGTACGCACGGTATTGGAGGAGTACACCGGCGAACAGGTCACCCACACCGGTGTTGATGGTTGCGGTGCCCCTGTCATGGCGGTCTCTTTGACAGGACTGGCCCGCGCCTTCAGCACGCTCGCGAAGGCCCCAACGGATAAGAACGCAAACGCCAGGGCCGCCACCATTGCCACATCCATGTTGGACTACCCCTGGGCCGTGGAAGGGCATGGGAAACCCAACACGGTTGTCATGGATGAGCTCGGTGTCATCGCCAAGATGGGTGCTGAAGGTGTTCTGGCCATGGCCACCGCCTCGGGTGCCAGCGTTGCCGTGAAGATTCTTGACGGCAACGGCCGGGCTGCCTCGCTCGTTGGCCTAACGCTCTTGGCCGCATCAGGCGCCCTGGACATTCCCGAGGTTGCCGGAGTGTTGGACAAGGTTGTCCCTCCGGTCATGGGCGGCTCCAGCCGAGCTGGCAGCCTGCGCCTGGGCCAAGCGGTCAGCGCCCTGCTGGTTTGA
- the purM gene encoding phosphoribosylformylglycinamidine cyclo-ligase translates to MTNASHDSATQGITYASAGVDTEAGDLAVELMKEAVKATHGPNVVGGFGGFAGLYDVSKLLTYKKPFLATSTDGVGTKVAIAQAMDIHDTIGFDLVGMVVDDIVVVGAEPLFMTDYIATGKVVPQRVADIVRGIAAACKVAGTALVGGETAEHPGLLAPDEYDVAGACTGVVEADLLLGPERVREGDVIIGMASSGLHSNGYSLVRRVINHAGWALDRQVSELGRTLGEELLEPTRVYAADCLDLTRYLPVTQEKAVHGFSHITGGGLAANLARVLPQGLIGTVDRSTWSLPAIFNLVSQLGNVPLADLERTLNLGVGMVAVVSADAADDAVARLNSRGLPSWVMGTVTAEASDSDKTGSDYTQGAKGVDGGAVRLVGNYAS, encoded by the coding sequence ATGACCAACGCCTCCCACGATTCCGCTACCCAGGGAATCACTTACGCCAGTGCAGGTGTCGACACCGAAGCGGGCGACCTCGCCGTTGAGCTGATGAAGGAAGCCGTCAAGGCAACGCACGGCCCCAACGTTGTTGGCGGCTTCGGCGGATTCGCCGGCTTGTACGACGTATCAAAGCTCCTGACCTACAAGAAGCCGTTCCTGGCGACGTCCACGGACGGTGTTGGCACCAAGGTTGCCATCGCCCAGGCCATGGACATCCACGACACCATCGGGTTTGACCTCGTCGGCATGGTTGTCGATGACATCGTGGTGGTTGGCGCCGAGCCGTTGTTCATGACCGACTACATTGCCACCGGCAAGGTTGTCCCGCAGCGCGTGGCGGACATTGTTCGCGGTATCGCCGCTGCCTGCAAGGTTGCCGGAACCGCCCTGGTGGGTGGCGAAACCGCTGAGCACCCCGGCCTGCTGGCTCCGGATGAGTACGACGTCGCAGGTGCTTGCACCGGAGTGGTCGAGGCTGACCTGCTGCTGGGTCCGGAACGCGTGCGCGAAGGTGACGTCATCATCGGCATGGCCTCCTCGGGCCTGCACTCCAACGGCTACTCACTGGTCCGCCGCGTCATCAACCACGCAGGCTGGGCCCTGGACCGTCAGGTTTCGGAGCTGGGCCGCACCTTGGGCGAGGAGCTCCTTGAGCCCACCCGCGTGTATGCCGCAGACTGCCTGGACTTGACCCGCTACCTTCCTGTCACGCAGGAAAAGGCTGTTCACGGTTTCAGCCACATCACTGGCGGCGGCTTGGCTGCCAACCTGGCACGTGTACTGCCACAGGGCCTCATCGGCACCGTGGACCGCTCCACCTGGAGCCTGCCGGCCATCTTCAACCTGGTCTCCCAGCTGGGCAACGTACCGCTGGCCGATCTGGAGCGCACGCTGAACCTTGGCGTGGGCATGGTGGCAGTGGTTTCCGCTGATGCAGCCGACGACGCCGTGGCCCGCCTGAACTCCCGCGGCTTGCCGTCATGGGTTATGGGAACTGTCACCGCAGAGGCTTCGGACTCCGACAAGACCGGCTCCGACTACACCCAGGGCGCCAAGGGTGTTGACGGCGGCGCAGTCCGCCTGGTGGGCAACTACGCTTCCTAG
- the purF gene encoding amidophosphoribosyltransferase: protein MARGDGKLSHDLLPGEKGPQDACGVLGIWAPGEEVAKLTYYGLYSLQHRGQESAGIATSDGKRISVYKDMGLVSQVFDEPTLNTLTGHMAVGHCRYSTTGAANWANAQPTLGATGSGTVALAHNGNLTNSAELHEMVIAKYGSPTSGEMAQGNTTDTALVTTLLRGEDGRSLEETAMELLPKIHGAFSFVFMDEHTLYAARDPHGVRPLVLGRLESGWVVASEDAALNTIGATLIREIEPGEFIAIDEDGVRTQRFAPATPAGCVFEYVYLARPDATIAGRSVYESRVEMGRQLARENHADADLVIPVPESGTPAAIGYAEQSGIPFAHGFVKNAYVGRTFIQPSDTLRKLGIKLKLSALDSVIRGKRIVVVDDSIVRGNTQRAVVRMLKEAGAKEVHVKISSPPVRWPCFYGIDFASRAELIANGAAVDEIAKSIGADSLEYISEDGMIEATLQPRERLCTACFTGTYPIELPSSDRLGKNLLERTAAGNATPSTGCDPGPDAELETVLTDQDRTAANGS, encoded by the coding sequence GTGGCTCGCGGAGACGGAAAACTATCCCATGACCTTTTACCCGGAGAAAAGGGACCTCAGGACGCTTGTGGCGTGCTGGGTATCTGGGCACCCGGTGAAGAGGTTGCAAAACTAACCTATTACGGACTGTATTCACTACAGCACCGTGGTCAGGAATCTGCTGGCATCGCAACAAGCGATGGCAAGCGGATCAGTGTGTACAAAGACATGGGACTCGTATCCCAGGTCTTTGACGAACCCACACTGAATACCCTGACGGGGCATATGGCTGTTGGCCATTGCCGCTATTCAACGACCGGCGCTGCCAACTGGGCCAACGCCCAGCCCACTCTGGGCGCAACGGGCAGCGGTACCGTGGCGTTGGCGCACAACGGCAATCTGACGAACTCTGCAGAACTGCATGAGATGGTCATTGCCAAGTACGGCTCCCCCACATCGGGCGAGATGGCGCAGGGCAACACCACTGACACCGCACTGGTCACCACCTTGCTTCGTGGCGAAGATGGCCGCTCTCTTGAAGAGACCGCCATGGAATTGCTGCCGAAGATTCACGGCGCGTTCAGCTTTGTCTTCATGGACGAGCACACCTTGTACGCAGCCCGCGATCCGCACGGTGTACGCCCGTTGGTTCTGGGGCGCCTTGAAAGTGGCTGGGTTGTAGCTTCAGAGGACGCCGCACTGAACACCATTGGCGCTACGTTGATCCGTGAAATCGAGCCCGGCGAATTTATCGCCATCGATGAAGACGGCGTACGCACCCAGCGCTTTGCACCGGCAACACCGGCCGGTTGCGTTTTTGAATACGTGTACTTGGCTCGTCCGGATGCAACCATTGCCGGTCGTTCCGTTTACGAATCCCGTGTGGAAATGGGCCGCCAGCTGGCCCGCGAAAACCATGCCGACGCTGACCTGGTCATCCCGGTACCGGAATCCGGCACGCCGGCAGCCATTGGCTACGCCGAACAGTCCGGCATCCCGTTTGCCCATGGATTCGTGAAGAACGCCTATGTTGGCCGTACCTTCATCCAGCCCAGCGATACGCTGCGCAAGCTCGGCATCAAGCTCAAGCTCAGCGCACTCGACTCCGTTATCCGCGGCAAGCGCATTGTTGTTGTGGACGATTCAATCGTCCGTGGCAACACCCAGCGTGCCGTGGTGCGCATGCTCAAGGAAGCCGGCGCCAAGGAAGTCCACGTAAAGATCTCCTCACCGCCGGTTCGCTGGCCATGCTTCTACGGCATCGACTTTGCTTCACGTGCGGAACTGATCGCCAACGGTGCAGCAGTTGATGAGATCGCCAAGTCCATTGGCGCCGATTCCTTGGAGTACATCTCCGAGGACGGCATGATCGAGGCCACCTTGCAGCCGCGCGAGCGTCTGTGCACGGCCTGCTTCACGGGCACCTACCCGATTGAACTTCCCAGCAGCGACCGTTTGGGCAAGAACTTGCTTGAACGCACCGCCGCCGGCAACGCCACCCCCTCCACCGGTTGCGATCCGGGACCTGACGCGGAACTCGAAACAGTTCTGACCGATCAAGACCGCACCGCCGCCAACGGTTCTTAG
- a CDS encoding sterol carrier family protein: MPARRRIDIAEGSAALAAWRGGEASRPVTAMAVRYTLEELAARAPGNSVEVRVPPFGVTQCIAGPRHTRGTPPNVVECDAGTWLSLVTGGTSWGDAVEHGLVAASGLRADLSKELPF, from the coding sequence ATGCCCGCCCGTCGTCGGATAGACATCGCCGAGGGAAGCGCCGCCCTTGCCGCTTGGCGCGGAGGGGAAGCCTCCCGCCCTGTGACAGCCATGGCGGTGCGGTACACGCTCGAGGAATTGGCCGCCCGCGCCCCGGGAAACTCGGTGGAGGTGCGCGTCCCTCCCTTCGGCGTCACGCAATGCATCGCCGGGCCTCGGCACACCCGTGGCACGCCCCCCAATGTGGTGGAGTGCGACGCCGGAACCTGGCTTTCGCTGGTGACCGGCGGGACCAGTTGGGGTGACGCCGTCGAACATGGCCTGGTTGCGGCGTCCGGACTACGCGCCGATCTCTCCAAGGAACTACCCTTCTAG
- a CDS encoding DUF3073 domain-containing protein → MGRGRQKAKATKQARDIKYYSPSTDYSALQKELGGTTRRAPSHHSELPAEPDYSAYEDKYADQFEEDDDVDSRRIG, encoded by the coding sequence ATGGGGCGCGGCCGTCAAAAGGCGAAGGCAACCAAGCAGGCTCGGGACATTAAGTACTACTCCCCGAGCACTGACTATTCAGCTCTGCAAAAAGAGCTTGGTGGGACTACTCGGCGTGCCCCGAGCCATCACAGCGAACTTCCTGCAGAGCCGGACTATTCGGCATATGAAGATAAATATGCGGATCAGTTTGAAGAAGACGACGACGTGGACTCCCGGCGTATTGGGTAG